Proteins from a single region of Engystomops pustulosus chromosome 5, aEngPut4.maternal, whole genome shotgun sequence:
- the INO80C gene encoding INO80 complex subunit C, which translates to MGDKVSPPDSSADAAPRALPFKLPHFLHSGIGGAAAGKKNRTWKNLKQILALERTLPWQLHDPSYFNIDAPPSCKPAKKYSDISGLPASYTDPQTKLRFSTIEEFNYIRMLPTDVVTGYLALRKATSIVP; encoded by the exons ATGGGGGACAAGGTGTCTCCCCCGGACTCCTCCGCGGACGCCGCTCCCCGGGCGCTGCCCTTCAAGCTGCCGCATTTCCTG CATTCAGGAATCGGAGGAGCAGCAGCCGGCAAGAAGAACCGGACCTGGAAGAACCTGAAGCAGATCCTGGCTCTAGAGAGGACATTACCCTGGCAGCTCCATGACCCGAGCT ATTTTAATATTGATGCTCCGCCTTCCTGCAAACCGGCAAAGAAATATTCCGACATCTCGGGGCTTCCG GCCAGTTACACCGACCCCCAAACCAAACTGCGCTTCAGTACAATAGAGGAATTCAACTACATCCGGATGTTACCCACAGACGTGGTGACGGGGTACCTGGCCCTGAGGAAGGCCACCAGCATCGTCCCCTGA